A section of the Streptococcus oriscaviae genome encodes:
- a CDS encoding glycerophosphodiester phosphodiesterase family protein gives MQKFGFRKVGKVLVACVLAMFVTVSNTVNAEEVSLVSQSTDSALKQEAELTEEGTEEGILLDNVQKTVPATIQEEAFKESSDLESEIVVQEETLLDLKVEEEGLLKEIAAKETAIGELEKEIVATEDELNILQSEAEKLSEEITELENTVPDMVSHRGNSGDNVVPEASLLAYQKAVEDGFTHLEGDIQMTADGVAVMHHDETINRIARNVDGTVIAEVVKISENTFDYLSKFDYGLYLGEEFRGTKLLTFDEFVSFSKESGVDIHVELKQDFDLEHKKALYEITQKHGMEDKTGWATFYWEEFEDFNSFAPEAQLEVLAGTFRPNLMETLQSLNNGQRKVIASVGHGVHPLNVQKIIDAGFDVYVWTVNSSDALSRYEGMDVKAFITDSSFKLVDSLKVKGELELKRQGYQTLLLKKQSLETLLKDLEVSKLFGLAELDQFKLCLNQLQKDILGQEVLISDLKGVGNGFYAKNSVFSVLTAEDELKQEKGIESFDTKSETLKIESEAHKVVNQATVATLPNTGDTATLGLSFVGIGLLLLSVLAQFGFVKKGN, from the coding sequence ATGCAGAAATTTGGTTTTAGGAAAGTTGGGAAAGTTCTTGTAGCTTGTGTGTTGGCAATGTTTGTGACTGTATCAAATACAGTTAATGCTGAAGAAGTATCTTTGGTTAGTCAAAGTACGGATTCTGCTCTTAAGCAGGAAGCTGAGCTGACAGAAGAAGGAACTGAAGAAGGAATCTTGTTGGATAATGTTCAGAAAACTGTACCTGCTACAATTCAGGAAGAAGCTTTTAAAGAAAGCTCTGATTTGGAAAGTGAGATTGTGGTTCAGGAAGAAACTCTTCTTGATTTAAAAGTAGAGGAAGAAGGCCTTTTAAAAGAAATTGCTGCTAAAGAAACGGCAATTGGGGAACTTGAAAAAGAAATAGTTGCTACTGAGGATGAATTAAATATCTTGCAATCAGAGGCTGAAAAGTTAAGTGAGGAAATTACTGAGCTGGAAAATACTGTACCGGATATGGTAAGTCACCGAGGCAATTCTGGAGATAATGTGGTTCCTGAAGCTAGTTTACTTGCTTATCAGAAAGCAGTAGAAGATGGTTTTACCCATTTGGAAGGTGATATTCAGATGACTGCAGATGGGGTGGCTGTTATGCACCATGATGAAACAATTAACCGTATTGCACGTAATGTGGATGGTACTGTTATTGCTGAAGTGGTAAAAATTTCAGAGAATACCTTTGATTATCTTTCTAAGTTTGATTACGGTCTGTACTTGGGTGAGGAGTTCCGAGGTACGAAGCTTTTGACTTTTGATGAGTTTGTTTCTTTTTCTAAAGAATCAGGTGTTGATATTCATGTTGAATTGAAACAAGACTTTGATCTTGAGCATAAAAAAGCATTGTATGAAATAACTCAGAAACATGGTATGGAAGATAAAACAGGCTGGGCAACATTTTATTGGGAAGAATTTGAGGACTTTAATAGTTTCGCTCCTGAAGCTCAATTGGAAGTGTTAGCGGGAACTTTCAGACCTAATTTGATGGAAACCTTACAATCTCTTAACAATGGGCAGCGAAAGGTGATTGCTTCTGTTGGGCATGGTGTACATCCTTTGAATGTTCAAAAAATTATTGATGCAGGGTTTGATGTGTATGTTTGGACTGTTAATTCTTCTGATGCTTTGAGTCGGTATGAAGGGATGGATGTTAAAGCTTTCATAACGGATAGCTCATTTAAATTGGTTGATAGTCTTAAAGTAAAAGGAGAGTTGGAATTAAAACGGCAGGGGTATCAAACTTTGTTACTTAAGAAACAAAGCTTAGAAACTCTTTTGAAAGATTTAGAAGTATCTAAGTTGTTTGGTTTAGCTGAGTTGGATCAATTTAAGCTTTGTTTGAATCAACTTCAGAAAGATATTTTAGGTCAGGAGGTTTTGATTTCTGATTTGAAAGGTGTTGGGAACGGATTTTATGCTAAAAATTCTGTTTTTTCTGTTTTAACGGCAGAAGATGAATTAAAGCAGGAAAAAGGTATTGAATCTTTTGATACAAAATCTGAAACACTGAAAATTGAATCTGAAGCACATAAAGTAGTTAATCAAGCTACTGTTGCTACTCTTCCTAATACCGGTGATACTGCTACATTAGGCTTGTCTTTTGTTGGTATTGGTTTGCTGTTGTTATCTGTGCTTGCACAATTTGGATTTGTTAAAAAAGGTAAT